The following are encoded together in the Pedobacter sp. D749 genome:
- a CDS encoding thioredoxin fold domain-containing protein, whose product MKKLFLIFLLLPFIGSAQVKGTHFEHGLSWQQVKEKAKKENKFLLVDCFTTWCGPCKYMASTIFPQEKVGEFFNKNFVNVKVQFDQTKNDSEEVKSWYANAQSMSKEFKVNAYPTFLIFSPQGELVHRIVGGGEADEFIARAQMALNPETQYYTLLKKSESGNPTPETLKQLAVSAEAAYDEENSEKFANAYIDTQKDLYTKENLEFISRYVRSTKSKGFELMLKDPEKIDAILGKGKSNKILSTIILEENIYPALRKPNVNIDSLVAAVQAKYPKVDINEPTDLIKIQIFQTEKKWDKFQPAVLSYMKKYGTEVTAEMLNSFAWTVFENCKDPDCIAEALSWSKRSVDETHSKEPSYIDTYANLLYKLGKKDQAIAMQQKAVDLVAAENKAQYQVTLEKMKKGK is encoded by the coding sequence ATGAAAAAATTATTTTTAATATTCCTGCTGCTGCCTTTTATTGGTAGCGCACAGGTTAAAGGCACCCATTTTGAACATGGACTTTCCTGGCAGCAAGTGAAAGAAAAAGCAAAAAAAGAGAACAAATTCCTTTTGGTCGATTGCTTTACTACCTGGTGCGGTCCTTGCAAATATATGGCCAGTACCATTTTCCCGCAGGAGAAGGTCGGTGAATTCTTTAACAAAAACTTTGTAAATGTTAAGGTACAGTTCGACCAAACCAAAAATGACAGCGAAGAAGTGAAAAGCTGGTATGCCAATGCCCAGTCTATGAGCAAAGAGTTTAAAGTAAATGCCTATCCTACCTTTCTGATCTTCTCTCCCCAGGGAGAGCTTGTACACCGTATTGTAGGCGGCGGTGAGGCGGATGAATTTATCGCCAGAGCACAGATGGCGCTAAACCCGGAAACCCAGTATTATACGCTGCTGAAAAAAAGCGAGTCAGGAAATCCTACTCCTGAAACCCTGAAACAATTGGCCGTTAGTGCCGAGGCCGCATATGATGAGGAAAACTCCGAAAAATTTGCCAATGCTTATATTGATACACAAAAAGACCTCTATACCAAAGAGAACCTGGAGTTTATCAGCAGATACGTCAGAAGCACTAAAAGCAAGGGATTTGAGCTGATGCTAAAAGATCCTGAAAAAATAGATGCGATTTTGGGAAAGGGAAAATCAAATAAAATCTTAAGCACTATTATTCTGGAGGAAAACATCTATCCTGCGCTTAGGAAACCTAATGTAAATATAGATTCACTGGTTGCTGCCGTACAGGCGAAATACCCGAAAGTAGACATTAACGAACCCACAGACCTCATAAAGATCCAGATTTTTCAGACCGAAAAGAAATGGGACAAATTTCAGCCGGCAGTGTTAAGCTATATGAAAAAATATGGCACCGAAGTAACTGCTGAAATGCTCAATTCTTTTGCATGGACTGTTTTTGAAAACTGTAAAGATCCTGACTGCATTGCTGAGGCGTTGAGCTGGAGTAAACGCAGTGTAGATGAGACCCACAGCAAAGAGCCTTCCTACATTGACACTTATGCCAACCTGCTGTATAAGCTGGGTAAGAAGGACCAGGCGATCGCCATGCAGCAAAAAGCAGTGGATCTGGTTGCAGCTGAAAATAAAGCGCAGTACCAGGTTACGCTTGAGAAAATGAAAAAAGGTAAATAA
- a CDS encoding redoxin domain-containing protein encodes MRKITMFIALLFTGLSGYSQQAQPAYKASLDSMKIFIDLSKKEDILNRLVKAHPNESFDQYRAILVDNFIVAKNSAKALYYFNQIQETARIMYVENVTTGLVAYDLKAAETLVKQELNNSTNAKEERLYLLQLYSQVADKLGDHEKAFAAIKECYEQANKKSAGLTAQYYYLMSKTGRYQEALPELEKAVLSGLANDDVKTELKNAYVRVHPGKDANAYLDTLTKQFDDKYKAEIAAKMLSEQAPEFKVKDINGKEVSLSDFKGKTIVLDFWATWCGPCKKSLPAMQMMVNKYKNDPTVKFLFIHTWETVPNPKPDAVNYLLTHNLDLPLYMDTKDPVTKKNPAVTSFGVSGIPAKFIIDGNGKIRFKELGLLWPNEVAVRQLSTMIEMSR; translated from the coding sequence ATGAGAAAAATAACAATGTTTATTGCGCTCCTGTTTACAGGTTTATCAGGATATAGCCAGCAAGCACAACCAGCCTACAAGGCAAGTCTCGATTCTATGAAAATCTTCATTGATCTTTCAAAAAAAGAAGACATTCTTAATCGCCTGGTCAAAGCCCATCCAAACGAAAGCTTTGACCAATACAGGGCTATACTCGTAGATAATTTTATAGTAGCAAAAAATTCTGCGAAGGCTTTATATTATTTTAACCAAATCCAGGAAACTGCAAGAATTATGTATGTTGAAAATGTTACTACCGGTTTAGTGGCTTATGATTTGAAAGCAGCTGAAACTTTGGTTAAACAAGAATTAAACAACTCAACAAATGCAAAGGAAGAGCGGTTGTATTTGCTACAATTATACAGTCAGGTGGCGGATAAACTGGGCGATCATGAGAAAGCTTTCGCTGCTATAAAAGAGTGCTATGAGCAGGCTAACAAGAAAAGTGCAGGATTGACTGCACAGTATTATTATTTGATGAGCAAAACCGGCAGGTACCAGGAAGCGCTTCCTGAACTGGAGAAAGCAGTTTTATCAGGCCTGGCTAATGATGATGTTAAGACCGAACTAAAAAATGCTTATGTAAGGGTGCATCCAGGGAAAGATGCAAATGCTTACCTCGATACCTTAACCAAGCAGTTTGACGACAAATATAAAGCGGAAATAGCAGCCAAAATGCTGTCGGAGCAGGCACCGGAATTTAAAGTTAAAGATATAAACGGCAAGGAAGTATCTTTGTCGGACTTTAAAGGAAAGACGATTGTTCTTGATTTTTGGGCAACCTGGTGCGGACCTTGTAAAAAGTCGTTACCAGCGATGCAAATGATGGTTAACAAATATAAAAACGACCCTACGGTAAAGTTTTTGTTTATACACACCTGGGAAACGGTTCCAAACCCTAAACCTGACGCTGTAAACTACTTGTTAACCCATAACCTGGATTTGCCTTTGTATATGGATACTAAAGATCCCGTTACAAAAAAGAATCCTGCAGTAACCTCATTTGGTGTTTCTGGAATTCCCGCAAAGTTTATTATTGATGGCAATGGTAAAATACGCTTTAAAGAATTGGGATTGCTTTGGCCAAATGAGGTTGCCGTGAGGCAACTTTCTACCATGATAGAGATGTCCAGATAA
- a CDS encoding PKD-like family lipoprotein, which translates to MHLKYFLKLSPIFILIMLAFSACKKDNQSFKYDQINDIKITDAITTFTVPQLDSLIITPTLAQTMPEGDSFTYSWKLNTATDTTTIAKTKNLRIKVTLSPGTYPVVYKVTSKRNGIYTVKQYTITVNGVYPDGWYIVNNKDGKGKVSLIRTDDVIFDNPMEVANNKTYPGKALAIYNFGKGGFFYYFSDQNVYRFNMNDWLDLGDKSSILPGLATPLPFKTAPVFMINNLQFEQYIVADGNLYVGLSGANSDNVKPFTQRIPGNYDLFPGIFPGDYSMTYFYDNNTMSFMQMPYLSRILDRAPATPLTTNSFDMANVGKKMIAYDRGVTTLSQEGIEWYYIMEGNDGRYLLSLTGDGNSTHPGVNQKMDSSPEIGSATNFATSSILKQLYYTAGNNVYLYDMLAKSARLIYTFPTGYAIKDIEMKRSTSKQLVIGVNNGSAGEVYYFDINAQGEFNNGTYTKKFTGFGEIMQIAAARQNLSM; encoded by the coding sequence ATGCATTTAAAATACTTTTTAAAGCTCAGCCCGATTTTTATTCTAATCATGCTGGCATTTTCGGCCTGCAAAAAAGACAATCAATCGTTTAAATATGATCAAATCAACGACATTAAGATTACAGATGCTATAACTACTTTTACAGTTCCACAACTGGATTCGTTGATTATCACACCAACATTGGCGCAAACCATGCCGGAAGGTGATTCATTTACCTATAGCTGGAAACTTAATACCGCAACAGATACAACAACAATTGCTAAAACAAAAAATCTACGGATAAAAGTAACATTAAGTCCTGGCACTTATCCGGTAGTATACAAAGTGACGAGCAAGAGAAATGGCATTTATACAGTAAAGCAATATACCATCACAGTGAATGGTGTTTATCCTGATGGTTGGTATATTGTCAATAACAAAGATGGAAAAGGCAAAGTTTCTTTGATTCGGACAGACGATGTCATTTTTGACAATCCTATGGAAGTGGCAAACAATAAAACCTATCCAGGTAAAGCACTGGCCATATATAATTTTGGTAAGGGTGGTTTCTTCTATTACTTCAGTGATCAAAATGTTTATCGTTTTAACATGAACGACTGGCTGGATCTTGGTGACAAAAGTTCGATTCTCCCGGGTTTGGCTACACCACTTCCGTTCAAAACTGCCCCAGTATTCATGATAAATAATTTACAATTTGAACAGTATATAGTGGCAGACGGCAATTTGTATGTTGGGCTTTCCGGTGCAAACTCAGACAATGTCAAACCCTTTACTCAGCGCATTCCTGGTAACTATGATTTATTCCCTGGCATATTCCCCGGCGATTATAGTATGACTTATTTCTACGACAACAACACAATGAGTTTTATGCAGATGCCTTATTTGTCGAGAATTCTGGATCGTGCACCTGCAACACCTTTAACAACAAACTCGTTTGATATGGCAAACGTAGGCAAAAAAATGATCGCTTATGATCGGGGCGTAACAACCTTATCACAAGAGGGAATTGAATGGTATTATATTATGGAAGGTAACGATGGACGCTACTTACTATCTTTAACAGGGGATGGAAATAGTACTCACCCTGGGGTTAATCAAAAAATGGATAGTAGTCCGGAAATTGGTAGCGCCACTAACTTTGCAACCTCTTCCATCTTAAAACAACTTTATTATACCGCCGGAAATAACGTGTATTTATACGACATGCTTGCTAAATCGGCAAGACTTATCTACACTTTCCCAACTGGGTATGCAATTAAAGATATCGAAATGAAACGAAGTACCAGCAAACAACTGGTGATTGGTGTGAATAATGGTTCAGCGGGCGAAGTTTATTATTTCGACATCAATGCGCAGGGAGAATTTAACAACGGTACGTACACTAAGAAATTTACCGGCTTTGGGGAAATTATGCAAATTGCCGCTGCCAGACAAAATCTGTCGATGTAA
- a CDS encoding DUF4843 domain-containing protein yields MKYLSYIMVAACLFSCKKEAVETYQGKDGVSFFAYTYEQLNTTAIRSYSFAFQATEKQRDTLFIPMRITGKLSDKPRTVLLKTAQGTTATAGVDFELKEFTVPAGASKFNYPLILLNSAGMAKNVYRIVLEPAETKDFILGTLGQTPETVTNQGTEENFRYLKIDVSGMYVRPAYWDLLDADFGEFSAEKYKFMVKILGITDFSYENIGSDGLLNYPVTLRNALAAYEAANGPLLDENGQEISFP; encoded by the coding sequence ATGAAATACTTATCATATATCATGGTAGCGGCTTGTCTTTTTTCATGCAAGAAAGAAGCAGTCGAAACCTACCAGGGAAAGGATGGCGTTAGTTTCTTTGCCTATACCTACGAACAATTAAATACCACAGCCATAAGAAGCTACTCTTTTGCCTTTCAGGCTACTGAAAAGCAAAGGGACACCCTGTTTATACCCATGCGCATCACCGGGAAGTTATCCGATAAACCGCGCACGGTGCTGCTGAAAACAGCTCAGGGAACTACCGCAACTGCAGGAGTAGATTTTGAGTTGAAAGAATTCACCGTTCCTGCAGGCGCATCGAAATTTAATTATCCCTTAATATTGCTCAATTCTGCCGGAATGGCTAAAAATGTGTACAGAATTGTGCTGGAGCCCGCAGAAACTAAAGACTTTATTTTGGGTACTTTAGGACAGACACCGGAGACCGTCACTAACCAAGGTACGGAGGAAAACTTTAGATATCTGAAGATCGATGTATCCGGTATGTATGTCAGGCCTGCTTACTGGGATCTTTTAGATGCAGATTTCGGGGAATTTAGCGCCGAAAAGTACAAGTTCATGGTTAAGATATTGGGTATAACAGATTTCTCTTACGAGAATATTGGTTCTGACGGTTTATTGAACTATCCGGTTACCCTAAGGAATGCGCTGGCCGCTTACGAGGCTGCAAATGGTCCATTGTTAGATGAGAACGGTCAAGAGATATCGTTCCCTTAA
- a CDS encoding RagB/SusD family nutrient uptake outer membrane protein, producing the protein MKRTTLIIGILAIVAMFSGCKKFLDVTPKTSLSEEQLFTSEVGFQQALSGVYGQLAGSKLYGDNLSMGFVSALAQNYATIDPASSVQLQQTQILNYASTEVVSYTDSIWSASYSAIAAANKIIANTETNRSVLSNNSYALLRGEALALRAFLHFDLLRMFGPEYTAGANLKAIPYKKDVNQNANPPATTAEVVKFALADLKEAESLLLPVDPIVTSDLRTRRNKLNYYGVKALEARIMLYSGDNIGAAAAAIVVVNSAKYTFVTQAQAGVIATGLTVRDRLYFNEQVFMIRVRDILPTVQNYFRFRGAASQTLTRSAANFATLYETSNGGTSDFRFAFRLEQDGTAVFPSKFWQASTSTTPITDNLLDQYVPGIRLSEMYYILAETASTPDVGVGYLNTVRLNRGIKVLPNTITAVTLKAEITKEYQKEFYAEGQLFFYYKRIKASRMQFGPAMAPAQYVLPIPPSELQFNPNYAN; encoded by the coding sequence ATGAAAAGAACAACATTAATTATAGGAATCCTGGCAATAGTTGCGATGTTTTCCGGTTGTAAGAAATTTTTGGATGTAACACCCAAAACGAGTCTATCTGAAGAACAGCTGTTTACTTCAGAAGTTGGTTTTCAACAGGCTTTATCAGGCGTATATGGTCAGCTTGCCGGTAGCAAACTCTATGGGGATAACCTTTCCATGGGCTTCGTTTCCGCGCTTGCTCAAAATTATGCGACAATTGATCCTGCATCGTCAGTTCAGTTGCAACAGACACAAATCCTGAACTACGCTTCAACGGAAGTCGTAAGCTATACCGATTCCATCTGGTCTGCCAGTTATAGTGCAATTGCCGCAGCTAATAAAATAATTGCAAATACAGAAACAAACCGATCTGTGCTATCTAATAATTCGTACGCACTATTACGTGGTGAAGCTTTAGCCTTAAGGGCATTTTTGCATTTTGATTTATTACGGATGTTTGGGCCTGAATATACTGCGGGTGCCAATCTAAAAGCCATCCCATATAAAAAAGATGTCAACCAAAATGCAAATCCCCCAGCAACAACTGCAGAGGTGGTTAAATTTGCCCTGGCCGACTTGAAAGAAGCGGAAAGTCTACTGTTACCTGTTGATCCGATTGTGACCAGCGATTTACGGACCAGGCGGAATAAGCTTAATTATTATGGTGTAAAAGCGCTGGAAGCGAGAATTATGTTGTATAGCGGCGATAATATCGGGGCGGCGGCGGCTGCAATTGTGGTCGTTAACTCTGCAAAATATACTTTTGTTACCCAGGCACAAGCTGGTGTTATTGCTACGGGATTGACAGTACGTGACCGCTTGTATTTTAACGAACAGGTGTTTATGATCAGGGTTAGGGATATACTGCCCACGGTACAAAATTATTTTAGATTTAGGGGGGCTGCAAGCCAAACGCTTACACGTAGCGCCGCTAATTTTGCTACACTTTACGAAACCAGCAATGGGGGAACTTCAGACTTTAGATTTGCGTTTCGCCTTGAGCAGGATGGCACAGCCGTATTCCCTTCCAAATTCTGGCAGGCTTCTACATCTACCACCCCAATTACCGATAATTTACTCGACCAGTATGTACCAGGTATCCGTCTTTCCGAAATGTATTATATCCTGGCTGAGACGGCATCAACGCCTGATGTTGGTGTTGGATATTTAAACACGGTGCGCCTGAACAGGGGAATTAAAGTTTTGCCGAATACGATTACAGCAGTGACGCTTAAAGCGGAGATTACGAAAGAATATCAGAAGGAATTTTATGCAGAAGGACAATTGTTCTTTTACTATAAGCGCATTAAAGCCTCCAGAATGCAATTTGGTCCTGCCATGGCACCTGCGCAGTATGTACTCCCAATTCCGCCTTCTGAACTTCAATTTAATCCAAATTATGCTAATTAA
- a CDS encoding SusC/RagA family TonB-linked outer membrane protein: MYQKSRKFGIPNRLYLKLLLTMRLTIVIIIACLMQVSASSLAQKVTLTKSNASLRSVFKELNQQTGYNFFYADNLLENSIPVTINVKDAELPAVLKQIFAAQNLDFTIRNQTVVIKAGVKANVDVISGFVGDAKEHKPIPGVTVSIKGTKSAVQTDKSGKFSISIPQGATSLEFRFIGYKTVDVPISSNSNYTIYMQEDQLTLNETVITGMVDRKVSTYTGAAKTITGAELKAVSPVNVFAGIAALDPSFRIIPNNKIGGNINALPEITMRGQTSYPTLGSELVGNPNTPLFILDGFQVSLQAIVDLDMNQIASVTLLKDASATAMYGSRGGNGVMVVTTILPPRGKVEVSITNNLTLSSPDLSVYHMLNSEEKLDFERRVGFLNSYRGQAINAERYKAMLSGVNTDWKSIPVQTGINNRTNLSLRGGDQSLTFNLTFSGNLLQGVMKEQDRKNYSGSFTLSYKTNNLTFQNNTIATQVISNDSPYGEFSQYLALNPYWKPYDENGNINQYLENINLGFGVAGSVVLNPLMDIKYNTINNRNKNFNLRNNTTIRYDYSKSLWFTGALGITKVNGTIDNFYSALDSRFDGIADLSARGSYSKDNSDAFTMDGTGAVNYNKNFGKHGVTVYAGFRLASTSLNSYNVSTQGFPFDRLDNILFAAQYLNSRPTGTESTINNLSYTGSANYSYDNRYFTDFTYTRDGSSAYGENNKFGNFWSAGLGWNINNEQFLKDSRTVNLLRIRGSYGSTGTSVQNPYAAQFRYNLGTSTGYFGEVGAIPGALGNPNLSWQQVLKSNIGIASAFLDNRLTFNAEFYNEVTQNALTTVSLASSTGFPSYTENLGKIQNRGLQLDLGYTILSDPRKGLKWNVSVNAATNKSVLKEVSDKLKAFNAALNANNPDQTAENAQFIEGQSTTAIYAVRSLGIDPVTGQEVYLKADGTPTFVWDVNDKTYVGDTRPRWTGAINSNFLYAGFALNFSFNYNYGADLYNSTLLNRVEAVDARNNVDRRAYDLGWTGPGSLSPYRRITTSPTPTKLTSRFVQRDNNIQLSSINLSYQFKTAFVKKLGLQNLSVSATTNNLATFSSIEIERGTDNPFAREYTFGLSARF, encoded by the coding sequence ATGTATCAAAAATCAAGGAAATTTGGTATACCTAACCGGCTGTACCTCAAATTATTGTTAACCATGCGCCTAACCATTGTAATAATAATAGCGTGCCTTATGCAGGTAAGTGCATCAAGTCTCGCTCAAAAAGTGACTTTAACCAAGTCAAATGCTTCACTTCGATCCGTTTTTAAGGAACTTAACCAACAAACTGGTTATAATTTCTTTTATGCGGACAATCTATTGGAAAATTCAATACCTGTAACCATCAATGTTAAAGATGCTGAATTGCCTGCTGTGCTTAAGCAAATTTTTGCAGCACAAAATCTGGACTTTACCATACGTAACCAAACTGTGGTGATTAAAGCAGGCGTAAAGGCTAATGTGGATGTCATTTCTGGTTTTGTTGGCGATGCCAAAGAACACAAGCCAATCCCAGGAGTTACGGTATCTATAAAGGGAACAAAGTCTGCGGTTCAGACAGATAAGAGTGGAAAGTTTTCCATCAGCATACCACAGGGTGCAACATCTTTGGAGTTCAGATTTATAGGTTATAAGACAGTTGATGTGCCTATCTCCTCTAATTCTAATTATACCATTTATATGCAGGAGGATCAGTTGACACTAAATGAAACGGTGATCACAGGAATGGTCGACAGGAAGGTAAGCACCTACACCGGAGCAGCCAAAACCATAACCGGAGCTGAGCTTAAGGCCGTGAGTCCGGTAAATGTATTTGCTGGTATTGCCGCCCTTGACCCTTCTTTCAGAATCATTCCCAATAATAAGATTGGGGGTAACATCAATGCGCTACCTGAAATTACCATGCGTGGACAAACTTCTTACCCAACCCTGGGTTCAGAACTTGTTGGAAATCCCAATACGCCATTGTTTATTCTCGATGGATTCCAGGTTTCATTACAGGCAATCGTAGACCTCGACATGAATCAAATTGCATCAGTAACATTATTAAAAGATGCTTCTGCTACTGCAATGTATGGATCTCGTGGGGGTAATGGTGTGATGGTTGTTACAACAATCCTCCCTCCGAGAGGAAAAGTAGAAGTTTCCATAACCAATAACTTAACATTATCATCTCCTGATCTTTCTGTTTATCATATGCTGAATTCAGAAGAAAAATTGGATTTCGAACGTCGGGTAGGTTTTCTAAACAGTTATAGAGGACAAGCCATTAATGCCGAACGATATAAAGCAATGTTGAGCGGTGTGAATACGGATTGGAAATCTATCCCCGTTCAAACAGGGATCAACAACAGAACTAACCTGTCATTACGTGGAGGCGACCAGTCTTTGACCTTCAACCTTACTTTCAGCGGAAATCTGTTACAGGGCGTAATGAAAGAACAGGATAGGAAAAATTATTCTGGAAGTTTTACGCTGAGTTATAAAACCAATAATTTAACCTTCCAAAACAACACGATTGCCACTCAGGTTATTTCTAATGACTCGCCCTATGGAGAATTTAGTCAGTACCTGGCTTTGAATCCCTACTGGAAACCTTACGATGAAAATGGTAATATAAACCAGTACCTGGAGAACATCAATTTGGGCTTCGGTGTAGCAGGTTCGGTTGTCTTAAACCCATTAATGGATATTAAGTACAATACTATCAACAACAGAAATAAGAACTTTAATTTAAGAAACAACACCACTATTCGTTACGACTATAGTAAGTCTTTGTGGTTCACTGGTGCACTGGGCATCACCAAAGTGAATGGTACAATAGATAATTTCTATTCCGCTTTAGATAGCCGGTTCGATGGTATCGCAGATTTAAGTGCAAGAGGTTCCTATTCGAAAGACAATAGTGATGCCTTTACCATGGACGGAACAGGTGCTGTGAACTACAACAAGAATTTTGGAAAGCATGGCGTTACGGTATATGCAGGATTCAGGCTTGCCAGCACAAGCTTAAATTCTTATAATGTATCTACACAGGGTTTCCCTTTCGATCGTTTAGATAACATCCTGTTTGCTGCGCAATATTTAAACAGCAGACCTACCGGAACGGAAAGTACCATTAACAATCTTTCTTATACCGGAAGTGCGAACTACTCTTATGATAACCGGTATTTTACCGATTTTACTTATACCAGAGATGGCTCTTCTGCTTATGGAGAGAATAATAAGTTTGGTAATTTCTGGTCTGCAGGTTTAGGATGGAACATCAATAATGAACAATTCCTTAAGGACAGCAGAACAGTTAACCTGTTGAGGATTCGGGGTAGTTACGGTTCTACCGGTACATCTGTACAAAATCCTTACGCCGCACAATTCAGGTACAACCTGGGTACATCGACCGGTTATTTCGGCGAGGTAGGTGCTATTCCCGGTGCACTTGGAAACCCGAATTTAAGCTGGCAACAGGTATTGAAGTCTAACATTGGTATTGCTTCAGCATTTCTGGATAACCGTTTAACTTTTAATGCAGAATTTTATAACGAAGTCACGCAGAATGCGCTGACTACGGTTTCGCTGGCATCTAGCACCGGTTTCCCTTCGTACACTGAAAATTTGGGTAAAATTCAGAATAGGGGATTGCAACTCGACCTCGGTTATACCATACTATCTGACCCTCGTAAAGGCTTAAAATGGAATGTTTCTGTGAACGCAGCCACTAATAAATCGGTTTTAAAAGAAGTTTCTGATAAACTTAAAGCCTTCAACGCCGCATTGAATGCAAATAATCCTGATCAGACAGCTGAAAATGCGCAGTTTATTGAAGGTCAATCGACAACGGCCATTTATGCGGTGAGGTCACTGGGCATTGATCCGGTTACCGGCCAGGAAGTTTACCTGAAAGCAGATGGTACCCCAACCTTTGTATGGGACGTTAACGATAAAACCTATGTCGGCGATACCCGCCCCAGATGGACTGGAGCCATCAATTCAAACTTCCTATATGCAGGTTTTGCCTTAAATTTCAGTTTCAATTATAATTATGGTGCTGATTTGTATAACAGTACGTTATTAAACCGTGTAGAGGCCGTTGATGCGCGTAACAACGTAGACCGAAGAGCGTATGACCTGGGTTGGACTGGACCTGGAAGTTTGAGCCCATACCGTAGAATTACAACCTCGCCGACACCAACAAAGCTTACTTCACGTTTTGTTCAGCGCGATAATAACATTCAGCTCAGCTCAATTAATTTGAGTTATCAGTTCAAAACCGCATTTGTAAAAAAGTTAGGCTTGCAGAACCTAAGTGTTAGTGCCACAACGAACAACCTAGCTACCTTTAGCTCCATTGAAATAGAACGTGGTACAGATAACCCTTTTGCCAGAGAGTATACATTTGGTTTAAGTGCAAGATTTTAA
- a CDS encoding FecR family protein has translation MKPFEQLHILFKKHLDNTCSPEETQRLMNYFQLDEDQEVLKDLIIGALAIQDEHYENDLAIAGVLEKVDHDLFVQIHESAHAVPEGKNKILKLWLKIVAVAAVLAVVYLGVYFFNNQPEKVATVPKVTLYDIKSGGYGATLTLANGRKVSLANASKGEIGRESGIIITKSGDGKLVYQVSEKGSDPNATNTLSTARGETYQVRLPDGSLVYLNAASSLTYTTSLIQNGQRIVTLSGEGYFEVAKDKQHPFIVKTGRQEVEVLGTHFNISSYADDEVEKTTLLEGSVKLSASGNYKLLKPGQQAKLSAGKITISETDTDLAVAWKNNEFVIESENIETIMKMISRWYNLEVVYLGEKTTQRFSGQVSRFDKLSKVLEIVESTGEARFDLKGRTVYVSK, from the coding sequence TTGAAACCATTTGAACAACTTCATATACTCTTCAAAAAACACCTGGATAATACCTGTAGTCCCGAAGAAACCCAGCGTCTGATGAATTATTTTCAACTTGACGAAGATCAGGAGGTGTTGAAAGATCTCATCATCGGCGCCTTAGCAATACAGGATGAACACTATGAAAATGATTTAGCCATTGCCGGGGTATTGGAAAAGGTTGACCATGATTTGTTTGTTCAGATTCATGAATCAGCACATGCCGTACCAGAAGGGAAGAATAAAATACTTAAACTTTGGTTAAAAATTGTTGCTGTTGCTGCAGTTTTAGCTGTAGTGTACCTGGGTGTTTATTTTTTCAACAACCAACCGGAAAAGGTTGCCACTGTTCCCAAAGTTACTTTATATGATATCAAGTCAGGGGGCTATGGTGCTACACTTACCCTGGCAAATGGCAGGAAGGTCAGCTTAGCAAATGCGTCCAAAGGTGAAATAGGAAGAGAATCCGGAATAATCATCACTAAATCAGGCGACGGCAAACTGGTGTACCAGGTTAGTGAAAAGGGTTCGGATCCAAATGCTACCAATACCCTGTCTACCGCCCGTGGCGAAACCTATCAGGTGCGGTTGCCTGACGGATCACTTGTATATTTAAATGCCGCTTCCAGCCTCACCTATACCACCTCCCTCATTCAAAACGGACAGCGTATAGTTACCCTTAGTGGTGAAGGGTATTTTGAAGTGGCGAAGGATAAGCAACATCCATTTATTGTAAAGACAGGCCGGCAGGAAGTAGAAGTATTAGGAACTCATTTTAACATCAGCAGCTATGCCGATGATGAAGTTGAAAAAACCACCTTGCTGGAAGGAAGCGTAAAGCTCTCAGCATCGGGTAACTACAAATTGCTAAAACCAGGGCAACAAGCAAAGCTATCCGCTGGCAAAATAACGATTAGTGAAACGGATACCGATCTGGCTGTTGCCTGGAAAAATAATGAATTTGTAATCGAAAGTGAAAACATCGAAACAATCATGAAAATGATCAGTCGCTGGTATAATTTGGAGGTTGTTTACCTCGGTGAAAAAACCACCCAGCGTTTTAGTGGTCAAGTGTCGAGGTTTGATAAATTGTCAAAGGTGCTTGAAATCGTGGAATCAACAGGGGAAGCTCGTTTCGATTTAAAAGGACGAACCGTATATGTATCCAAATAA